In the Ranitomeya imitator isolate aRanImi1 chromosome 2, aRanImi1.pri, whole genome shotgun sequence genome, TGGTGTCCTACAGAGGTTGGGCCATAAGGTCAAGGATTATAGCCCATCAGCGACCCTGCAATGGCAGTCTGACATTAAAATGCACTGGCCGCCTTTGCACTTCAGTCGTCTCCCTGCGTCACATTGCGGGGAGCCAATGGCTGCTGAATACCCCCGATGGCTGCGATCTTAGTCCACCCGTAGCTGGGCCTCATAGGAGAACATCAGTGTTACTATGAACTGTGGTAATCTGATGTATAGGGCAAGTGATCAGACAATCGCAGGTTCTAGTCCCCGTCTCGGCCTCTCCCCAGGTATCAGCGCGGATCCAGATCTCTGGCTGCAAATTTGCTTCAATCTTCGACCAGTGTCCAGAATCCCTCCGCGACTTCCTCTTCCGACGAGGAGGAGTACGACATCCCGGAGGAGATCGAGAATGTAGTAGGTACGGACCGACCACGGACCTACTTTATTTTTCTAGGTCATAATGTGCAGTACTGCTTTTCAACACTATATAGCAGTAGCTGATCTTTTCCATAGACCTCAATGTAACAGCCCCCTTCCCCCGAcagattctttattttatttttttatttaaatatagcAATTTTAGAAAACCGAACAGTACAGAAAGCAAATTCCGGTCCCTAaatatgtcgtttttttttttaatttctgactttgggtctccttacAGAGCAGTTGCTGGTGGGGCTGAAGGACAAAGACACCATTGTGCGATGGTCTGCGGCGAAAGGGTATGTGGGCCTGCTGGGCactaaagtcttttttttttttttttcttctcccttctCGCCCGACCGTTACAGGTCTCACAGTTGGCAGAGTAAACATCATTGTAGTGAAATTTGCTGAGCCCTCGGGGCAGGAGCTTTGTTTGCTCCTTCACTTCCTTGTCAGTCTGTAGCCAATTCTCCAAATCATGCCTCGCGCCCGCTCCGTCCCTCGCCCTGTGCCCCGCGCCCGCTCCTACCCTCGCCCTATGCCCCGCACCCGCTCCATCTATTGTCCCCCGACCCGTGCCTGTTCTGTCCCTCGCCCTATGCCCCGCACCCGCTCCATCCATTGTCCAGCACCCGCTCCGTCCCCCGCCCCGCTTACCCCATCGCCTGTTTTCTTTTCCCAGGATCGGACGGCTGACGGGCCGGCTGCCCAGAGACCTTGCCGATGACGTGGTGGGCTCTGTGCTCGACTGCTTCAGGTAATCACAAGATGATACCCACCTGTCTATAGGGGGTTTCGGGGTCCACGACGTTGGAGGATAGGCTTTCTGTTCTGCCTGGGATAAGGGGGCGGTGATGCTCATCAGTGTGCAGGGGTCCTATCTGATGCTGGCCGGAGTTTTGTAGGACGGTTACCTGGAAGGATTTGCATATCGGTTCCCCGTGCACCTGGAGGCCTGTGCTCACTTGTGCGCCCTCCAGACACGTCCCCTCCTGTCCTGGGTACACGGACCATTATACACATTGTCCAGATTGACGTCCTGTACAATCCCCAGACCCTCACAGGGATGGACCCCACAGAACTTCCTAGAAATGGGGACCATACCGTTGGGGTCctgagagacaaaaaaaaaaacgttcccCGTAACCCTTACAGGGATTGGGTCCCCACCGAGACCCCTACAGGGATGGAGAGACCCGTGCAGGGTTGTGTCTTCTCTCACATATGTCACTGCCCCCTCACACTTCTCTCCTGTAATACTATGTGCTGCTTTTATTCTTCCCATCTTGTCTTAAATGATCATTTCATTATATCATTCTGGGTAGATGTGACTCCCATGACACTCCCCCCACTTACACTTGTCCTTCTGCTGGGTGATTGGAGGGATCTGACTATTATTTCTTGCCGTTCTTTCTCCCCGCAGTTTCCAGGAGACCAATAACGCCTGGCACGGGGGCTGCCTCGCCCTGGCGGAGCTCGGCCGGAGAGGACTGCTGCTTCCCTCTCGCCTCCCTGACGGTAAATGCTGCCCCCGTTGCTGTCCCTTCCCCGTTACTGTCCCTTCCCTGTTACTGTCCCTTCCCCGTTACTGTCCCTTCCCCGTTACTGTCCCTTCCCCGTTACTGTCCCTCCCCCGTTACTGTCCCTTCTCTATTACTCTCCCTTCTCTATTACTGTCTCCTCCCCTATTAGTCTCCTCCCATTATCTGTCTTTTACCCATTACTGTCCCTTCCCCATTACTGTCTCCCCCCACCCATTACTGTCTCCCCCCATTACTGTCCCCTCCTGTATGAGACGGCATTAGGTCACCTACATAGTAATATATGGCCGATGCTCACCACAACGCCCTGAGTGGGAGGCCATTCTGATCTGGGCTGGTTAACCCTTTCCGTGCTGCATCCAGTAGTCGCTACATTTAGGTCCAGCACGAAGACCTGATTTGCATTGTGTAAGCTTGGGCCCGCGCCATGTTTACCTGCCGTCCCATCCAGGACACCTGTAGCCGCAGGGCCTGCGAGTATAGACTTGTGCCTGGCCCCGTGGGATACACATCAGCTACGCGGTGGCCGGGTGCTCGCACAGTCAAGGTGACCATCTACGGATGCGTTGTCGTCACCGTGTGTTCTGTACCATTGTCTGCAGTCACATTCCTCCGTCGCCTCCAGCCATCGGTGCCGGCGCTCACTTTCTCTTGCCTCGGGCCTAAGAGGTGAACATTGTGGGTGGATGTCAGGATGGGCCGTTGCCACCACTATTGTCAGCATCGAGGTCTCCGTGGGCTCCACCCCCCGCAGACACCTGTCTCCttgtctccttccttccttcctcctccGCAGCCGCAAAGTGAAAGACTATCACAATGTGAATTAAGCTCACTGGCAGTCCTATGTAAATTCTTGTTATAGTATCACTGACTCGTCCCATAATTTACTATGTGTGACCGGTGTGGGCTTTGCCTCTGGTGCTGGGGGGGGGCATGGGCTATGCCtctggtgctgggggcctgggctctgCCTCTGGTGCCGTGGGGGGCCTGGGCTCTGCCTCTGGTGCCGTGGGGGGGCCTGGGCTCTGCCTCTGGTGCCGTGGGGGGATGTGAGCTATGCCCCTGGTGCCGTGGGGGGCCTGGGCTCTACCTCTGGTGCTGGGGGGATGTGGGCTATGCCCCTGGTGCCGTGGGGGGCCTGGGCTCTACCTCTGGTGCCGTGGGGGGGCCTGGGCTCTGCCTCTGGTGCTGGGGGGGGGGGCGTGGGCTATGCCCCTGGTGCTGTGGGGGGCCTGGGCTCTACCTCTGGTGCTGGGGGGGGCATGGGCTATGCCTCTGGTGCCGTGGGTGGGCTTGGGCTCTGCCTCTGGTGCCGTGGGTGGGCTTGGGCTCTGCCTCTGGTGCCGTGGGTGGGCTTGGGCTCTGCCTCTGGTGCCGTGGGTGGGCTTGTGGTCTGCCTCTGGTGCCGGGGGTGGGCTTGTGGTCTGCCTCTGGTGCCGGAGGTGGGCTTGGGGTCTGCCTCTGGTGCCGGAGGTGGGCCCGGGCTCTGCCTCTGGTGCCTTGGGGGTGGCCTTGGGATCTGCCTCTGGTGCCTTGGGGGGACCTGGGCTCTGGTGGGGGGTGGCGGGTCTCTGCCTCTGGTGCAGGCCCTGTCCCTGCTGTGGGCATAATCTCTGATCAGTATGGCCTTGAAACGCGCTGTAATAAGAGGATGGTAGGACAGTGTGACGCTGCTGCTACCAGTGTGATCTCTATCAGatctgcagcacagagtatttcaggtgaGCAGCATGCCCACATAGTGGAGACCTGACCACTCATCTGCTACCATTTTTAGCCTGTAAGGACCACTCAGATTACTGATTTCTTAAAATAAagcctttattattatttttatttttttttttttattcattttgtgtGGAAAGCAGAACATAAAAAAGACAAAACCAGGAAGCGTCCGTATCCGGACCTCACGTGCGTCTGTACAGCTGTACGGCAGACGTCAGCCCCTCACCCTGCAGCAGCGCCGGCTATGCTTTAtacaaaaataaatattaccaATATATAAATATGATTGCGTCCTGACCCCGTATCCTTTGTGGGGGATGGGGTGAGCAGCGGGGGCGGGGAGAGGACAGCCGCTAAATATTAGCTTCATCAGTTCATTAGAGTCTGTGCTCGTCAGCAAGTACTTCAGATTAGCCAGTTATTGACTGTCCGCATGTAGTCATCGAAAAGCAGCTCTCAGGAACAGCGAGACGGACGGACGCCATCTAGGACATCCTCTGCCTCTTCCTCAGTGTGAAGACTCTGTTGCAGTCagatatttttgcttttttggcggcAGTTTTGCCCACGTCTTTGGAGGTCCCTCTTTTTTGACCCCTAAGTTTGCCATGACTTTCTTCCTTTTGGTGACCCAGAGAGGTCACTTCTGTTTGCTCTGGTTTATCCCCCTGCGTTTCGCAACTGTCCTCCTCCACTGCCCGAGCCGCTGGAATGGGGCTGGACGACGCCAGCTGGCAAAGGGCTACCGCCGCCGATTGCTTCTGCTCATCGCATTGGTCCATCAGCGCCTTTACATCTGCCATGTCAATGGCGTCTTGGTTTGGTGAATGCGGCCTTTGATTTGGAGACTTTTCTTCTGCATCGTCTTTCCTGCCCAAGTCTTTGACGGACAGGTTCAGTGGCATATCTTGCTCCATGAAGTCGGGGGTGGGCGGTTGTTCTGGGGCGATATCTGTATCTAACTCTACCCTTTTACAAAGGTTAAGCGGTATGAATGCCTCGTCATCTCCGCTTGTTGATGTGTCACAGTCGGCATCAGTATCTGTGGAGGACGTGACTTCTTCATTCGCAGAGCTGAAATGACAAAAATTGGGAGAGGTTAAGAACCTGGTCCTCTTTAAAAGCTTCTTAACTATCTACATTGCCTTGCTCTCGAAATGGAAGACACTGTCAGGAGCCTTGGGAGAAGCAAGAAATGAATCTACGTGGGATGCCGAGGGCTAGGTGGAGGAGACCATGAAAATCGAGATCAAGTAACGTCGAAGCAAACATTTTCTCTATTATTGCCCTGACTTAACCCCAGAGATGCTTATCTACATGTACTTTGGCTTAACGGGCTCTGATTTGGAAGAGGGTGGTAAAAGCTGGTCATGACACCCAGGGAAGTAAGGAGATGGAATGATACAAATCAACATGAGACTTTGAGGGCACATTGTATGCCATCAACATCAACGGGATTGACCAATTAATTATGAAACTAACGTCATAGCCAGTTTTTAATTACTCCGACTTACATATACATTGTATCTACGGTGATTTACATAAGACGTAGAGGACAAGGTGGAAGGTCTCCACAGATATAGTCAAAATCATCAACCACCTAATTTCAAGGTTAACATGGCTACGTTTTGTTGCTCAGACTTAAAATGAGGAATCTCTTCTACATCTACATTGATATGAAATAATGCGAGAAGTCAAGGTAgatactgttaaaaaaaaaaaaaaaaaatcaagggggTCAACTAATTTCGAGGTGACTTACCATGGAGACTCTCCTCGACTTAGCGAAGGCTGGGAGTCTGTGCTCTTCTTCACTGGCTTGAAAGCTGTTGGGTTTTGCCCCAAACTGTCCCACTTTCCTAACGTAGAGGTAGATTTGCTGGACAGGTCAAAGATTCCTTCAAAGCCTTGACTGTTCTGAGTGAAGTTGGTCGGACTCGGTCTACCAGGAGAGCCAGTAGCGGCACTGGCAGCCCGCGGACTCATCTTCAGGCCCTCTCCTTCATGTTTATGATTGTCTTGGCCGAGAAGAACCTCTTTTTGACATTCCACTTGTTTTTTAGATGGTTCTAAGGAGTAGAAAAGTGGTGGGCTGGAGGTTGGGTAGACGAAAGGTGTGTTGTCCATGCTTGGTGCTGTGGGGGCTTTGGTCAAGCCATGAGATAACTTGAGGCCATATGGCAAAAAAGAGTGTTCGGCCGGCCGGTAGAAGCCATATGGCATGGACGAGCTCTGCTGGAACTGATGCATCAGTCTGTAATCAATTGATGGATTTATCGGATTCGGCATGGAGAGTCCTGAAGATTGAATGAGGTGAGGACGGAAGAGTCTGTGGTCTGTGGAGCTGAACATCGATATCCTTGAGCTATCATACATGTACGGGAGGACAGCCGGCACCCCGGTCTCATAATACTTATATTCCGGTATCATTGGTCTCATGTAATGTGGGATTGTTGGCTTGGGACCAAGCTCCGGTGGAACCAGTTCTGCAGTTTTCCATGGGGTCGATATTAacctttggaaagcagacccctcaCTATGGACTCCTTTGACTGGGCCTACCGGTGGTATGATTTCAGGTAGGTGGCCTCTCTCTGTTCCAACCGGCATAAAGGCCGAAGGTCTCAAAACGCCTTCAATAGCGATTGGCTTTGAAACTGGGCTATGCCCAGTTGGTGAGGGTACTGTCACGTCTTTGTGGTTGATCAGCTTTTCAACGTGTGCTTTGGTGTCCTTATTTGTGGAATCCAGATTGTCTTTGAGATCATCTCTGGTGATGTTGAGTTGTCCATTGGCCATAACAGGCTTGGGCTTCACCAAACCCTCGGGTGATGGCTGTTTGGTCTCCATGCCATTCAACTTTGGGCTCTTGACCGCTCTGTCTTGCTCGGTCACTAGAGTGATGGAGTTTTTGCAAAGCCCATACTTCATGTGGTTGAAGAGATGAGATTTCTCGTTGCAGGTGAACGGACACTGGAAGCACTTGTACTTGAATGGCTTTCCTGGAGGTCTCGGGATGTAATGAGGTTTCTTGGGCTTGCGCTCCTTCATAACAGACATCTTGAAGCCTCTTGGTTGATCACCAAAACCTCCTTGGAGAAGAACCTCTGCTTCTTTTCACCTCTTGGTTCAGAGTCGTCCGTTCTGTATCTGCAAAGTAGGAAAAGTTaagaaattaagaattttttttttcttcctgtatcTAGGCAAGCTTCTGTCTCCCAGTGATTTCACTATGACTCTCCTAATCCACGTACCTGACTGGGCGTCTGGGCAAACTGGCTCAGCAAGGGGGTAATACTCATATAACGAGGGTGATTGACAGCTCTGCAAGCCAAGGAGCTTTCAGGGTGGACCCGCCATTAAGTCTGCCCTATTAATATCTTTAAGTAGGGGGCAGTATGCGGATTACACTAAAAATAACatggttgggtttttttttttcttctggcataaaataatttttttacagcagcgAATCTACAACTCCTAATGACTCTAAGGGTCGTACTTTTCACTCCAGAAAAATCATTCTAAGTATTTACATCGCGCTAAAACCTTAAACTCAAAGCAATTTACAAAATCGATAACTTTTACAAAATAATTGTGCCTTTTTGCTCCTATCTTCTTGaggaatatttttttacttttttttttttaaacttttttttattattatcttttatggggattattttttcctttttaattgtttttctaaaatttctgtattttttgttatatatatatatatatatatatatatatatatatatatatacacacacacacacacacacacacacacacacacacacacacacacacacacacacacacacacacatacttttTTGTGTCTTTTACATATTGTTTTCATTCTTGGACACATTTTCACGTCTTTTTACTCTTATGTTTTCCTTTttcgatttattttttttttttattttacttttttatatttttattttggccatttttatttttttacttttatgttcTAATTtttagatatatttatatattttctattgtttttgttttttttacatttttatatcttCATATTtgggtatgtatgtgtatgtataatctttttgtattttcatttttggaCATATTTTTCATTATTTGTTTAATTATAATTGTTTTACTTTTATATTTTCATTTTTGGATATATTTTTATTGTAATTGCTTTACTTTTTATATTATCATTTGtggagatttttcttttttttttattacaattgttttactttttttggtcttttctatttgtttttctctctttttttttttttatgctgtctTGGCTTTTCCAGGTAGGGAGAGCTTTTTCTGGCTCCTCAGCCTCCCCGTGCAGCGTAGATACGGCTTGTACTGGCACGTCGCTCCTTTCTACGCCTCTGATACTGAAGGCAGCGTGAGAAAGGGCTGCAGTGCCGTTCTCATGTCTGTGGACTTAAGATGTGTTACggcatggattaaaaaaaaaaaaaaaagtgatttcaccATTTGCTCCAAGCATCATGATTTTAATGACGATTGTTACAAAACCTCTGACAGATAACCCATGGAAACATAGAAACTAATTGCTGGCGAGCCCCGGGGCACCGATTTCTGAAGAAATGTCTTTATTCTCTACAAGTAGTTAGATCATATTAGCGCTACGTGAGGACtgatggaaagaaaaaacagcTGACGGTGGGAAACCGAGGGCTGCCGAGAAAAGCCAACACTTGTTTCATGTATAAAAAAACGCGTttcaggtataaaaaaaaaaaaaacaagagggcATAATTTCAACCCATACGGTCCTGTTTTTGTACTCTCAGCCTTCCCAAAAAGTGCTGGATTTACTTATAttttattttcagattttttttattatattattattatttttttttttcttcaacaacGTGTTTTGAATATTGGAGTattaaatatatatgtgtataatataggagtgtgcatatattaaaataataatgat is a window encoding:
- the ZNF750 gene encoding zinc finger protein 750, with product MSVMKERKPKKPHYIPRPPGKPFKYKCFQCPFTCNEKSHLFNHMKYGLCKNSITLVTEQDRAVKSPKLNGMETKQPSPEGLVKPKPVMANGQLNITRDDLKDNLDSTNKDTKAHVEKLINHKDVTVPSPTGHSPVSKPIAIEGVLRPSAFMPVGTERGHLPEIIPPVGPVKGVHSEGSAFQRLISTPWKTAELVPPELGPKPTIPHYMRPMIPEYKYYETGVPAVLPYMYDSSRISMFSSTDHRLFRPHLIQSSGLSMPNPINPSIDYRLMHQFQQSSSMPYGFYRPAEHSFLPYGLKLSHGLTKAPTAPSMDNTPFVYPTSSPPLFYSLEPSKKQVECQKEVLLGQDNHKHEGEGLKMSPRAASAATGSPGRPSPTNFTQNSQGFEGIFDLSSKSTSTLGKWDSLGQNPTAFKPVKKSTDSQPSLSRGESPCSANEEVTSSTDTDADCDTSTSGDDEAFIPLNLCKRVELDTDIAPEQPPTPDFMEQDMPLNLSVKDLGRKDDAEEKSPNQRPHSPNQDAIDMADVKALMDQCDEQKQSAAVALCQLASSSPIPAARAVEEDSCETQGDKPEQTEVTSLGHQKEESHGKLRGQKRGTSKDVGKTAAKKAKISDCNRVFTLRKRQRMS